Genomic DNA from Mobula birostris isolate sMobBir1 chromosome 18, sMobBir1.hap1, whole genome shotgun sequence:
tgaggggaagggatgagggaggggggagggatgagggaggggggagggatgagggagggggagggatgaggggggagggatgagggaggagggggggagggatgagggagggaggggggagggatgagggggggagggatgggggagggatgagggagggaggggggagggatgagggagggaggggggagggaggggggagggaggggggggagggaggggggagggaggggggggagggaggggggagggaggggggggagggaggggggagggagtgagggatgggtgggggagggagtggggtaggggagtgaggggtgggtgggtgggggggagggaggggtgggggggtgggggagggagggaggggtggggggtgggggagggaggggcgaggagggatgggagggaggggtggggcgaggagggatgggagggaggggtggggcgagggatgggagggagggatggggcgAATGAGGGAGGATTGggtggtgggagtgagggagggttgGGTGGTGGGAATGAGGGCGGGATGGGTGGGGGGTGAATGACGGAGGGGTGGTGGAATGAGGGCGGGATGGGTAGTGGGGGGAATGAGGGCGGGATGGGTGGGGGGTGAATGACGGAGGGGTGGTGGAATGAGGGCGGGATGGGTAGTGGGGGGAATGAGGGCTggatgggtggggggggatgAGGGCTGGATGGGTGGGGGGGTGAATGATGGAGGATGggtggaggggtgagggaggggagggtgaaggaAGTGGTGCAAAGGAGGCCAGAGGGGGCTGGTGGGGTAGGTGAGTGAGGAGAAAGTTGGGGCAAATGTGGAGTGAGAGGTGGGtgggtgaagggggtggtgagaaggaggggagtgaggggtgggTGGTGTAAAGGTTGGGAGACTGAGGGGTTTGTGAGATTGGGTTGAGGGAATgatggggtggtgatagagggcgAGCCGCAGTTCACTGGCCTTGTATTTACTGCAGTGGAGCAGATGATGATGTGGGAGCCGAGTGGAGACCTCCTGATCCTGAGTTGGTGCAGAAACTTGTTGCTCAGATTGAATATTATCTCTCTGACGACTATCTGAAAAATGATGCGTTTCTACTAAAGCATGTGAGGAGAAATAAGATGGGCTATGTCAGTGTTAAACTTCTGACATCTTTCAAAAAGGTAACATCAAATTTTGTAGCTTGCATATTGCTTTATTTGTTTAGTTAAATTTTTAGTAGTACCAACTATTATTCATTAGAATTGATTTGGGTCCTGTTGTAACGTGAACACAGTCACTGGAAAGAGACTGAAGTTAGTGGATACAGAAGTGAGACACTCTTAGAGGAAGAGACCGGCTTgtcccaatattacatgacattttatgtgCTGAAGGTCAAAGGTAGCAGCAGGACAGTTCTATAGTAACAATGTACTCCATCTACaatacttcctttgaattacatataattttcacaccTCCTTCCTTTGCACGCCCACACTCCAagcacccaaaatgaatgtatgttaatcagcattgtctggtttgccATTAACCGATGTCCTCAGCTCTGGGAAACTATTGGTCAGGGCTACATTTTAAATATAATCTACCATCAACATTcagattggttgctgaagttgATATTTTGCTATATATCCTAACTCCAAAGTATGCCTTAACAGTTCCAATTATTGTGTTTGTCAGATTCCctggactgcaggtgctggaatgcTTGCATTACTGAAAAAAAAGGTGTATCCCATTTAGCTATTTCCACGACCTGGCTATAAGTCTTGACCCACAatcttgactgtccatttccttcattggatgctgtctgacctgctgatttaCTCCAGTTCAGTCTGCTTTGCACTTAATCTTGTCATTGCTATCTTATTCAGACAATAGCAATAACCATTCTGACAGCAACCTCGGCACTTTGTTTGGGCGCACAGTTGATCTTCTGTTGTCCTCACAAAAGCTGCGGATTGGGCAAATCGTCCCCTTAACTTGTCATACAAAATCCTGACCTAGTCATGTTCACAGCCTGTAGTGTGCACAATTATGAAGTGTGTGCCCCATAGCACAGAGTGGGAGGGAGTAGAAACACAATCGGGTTGAGTaaatacaaattacaataatactgtatatgtaaaaaataaattaaaaagtgTGAAAGTTTCTGTCACTCCCCTACACAGCAGGGCTAACTTACAGTTGCCAATTATCCCAGAGACGGAGTTTGCAGCAGACGATAAACATGAggaactcttgaccatgtccctGTCAGTCTACTGTGACAGGTGCACCCCTCCATCATGGCATCGATAGGAATGACATTGCCAGTGCTTGGAGGGACAAAGTCCTTCCTTCATCCTTTGTTTTGGTTAAGCAGTGTGGAAGCAAGAACTGGTATCTCAAGGACCATCAGCAGCAGTAGAAAGTAGTATCAGTGAATTGTAGTTACTGCTTCCTGAATGTAGTGGTAAGGATAATATTGACTCTATTTTTCTAGGTAAAACATCTCACTCGTGACTGGCAAACAACTGCTTTCGCTCTAAGGAACTCAGAGCTTCTAGAACTAAATGAAGAAGGTAAAAAAGTGAGAAGGAAGTCAGCTGTTCCAGTTTTCCCAAGCGAACATCTTCCGAGTCGGATGCTGCTGGTGTATGATATGCATTTGTGTCCAGAATTTCAAGTTTTAAATCCTAATTCAGAATGTGAAACTGCTGGCCTACAAGAGAGAATAATGGAGCATGTGCTGAAGGCATTTGGTGTGTTCGGTCCAGTCGTCTCTGTTCGGGTACTGAAATCGGGGAAGGAGCTTCCTGCAGATGTGAAAAGGTTGAGCAATCGCTACTCTCAGCTGGGAACGAAAGATTGTGTAATTGTAGAGTTTGAAGATGTTGAATCGGCAATCAAGGCACACGAGTCACTCGGGAAAATGGAAGAAACGGGGATGAAAGTGGTGCTAATAGGGATGAAGCCGCCAAAGAAGAAAGTAGTCAGAGAGAAGAACAGAGAGGCTGAAGATGTTAGCAAAAATGAGGCAAAGAGCGGCTCCGCCAATAAGCGAGTGGAGGAGCTGCAGTTCATGTGTGAAGATTGCTCAGCATGCAGCTCTTCTGAACCGGAGAGTAACCCTGCATCTCCTATGCTTGGCCGCAAGTCTCACCTCAATAACCAACTGATCCCCGGTACCTATAAGAACAATCACTTGAGTCCTAACGCTTCTCCCCGAGTGAGCCCGTGGAGCAGCCCGCGCTCCAGCCCATCACTGCAGCGGAAAGATCCAGCTCTGCACAAGTCCCCACTTGTGGCCAATGCTAAGCTCGGTGGTGCTGTAAATACTGAGGCTGTGAGTAAGTGGACTGACTATTCATCAGACAGCAGCACCACACCATCAGGCAGCCCCTGGGTACAAAGGCGGAAACAAGCACAGGGGATATCGCATGAGAATACTCCAGTCGGCAGCCCCATGCTTTCCAGAAAAATGCACAACTTGGCTGGGCTGCCTGCTGGAGTGATCCGAATGCCCAGGGGACCAGATGGTACAAAAGGATTCCAACCTCTTGCAGAGAGGAGCAAGCCACTTGTAATCTGAGGGCTTTTCACTTTTGTAATCTACCTAGTTATCCTTTGGAATTGTGTTGGACTTGGTACATGGTAAATTGAAATTATTTCAGTTAAACCAGATATAATGTAATTTAAATGCATCCCTTTTACTCTGTTCTGTTAGTATTTCATGTAACTGCAGAAGTAAACTgcgtttttttttttaatttcaagtaTTTTGGGTGAAATAtcctacttttttttattttagagCCATTGTTTACAAGTAGACGTTATCCTAACCCATTGCCAACCTGCCAGTGCTATGAAAGTAGAGCTGGTTGTCGGGGGTCCTGGAGTTATGAGATTGTGACCAAAGGTGTAGGGAACAATGTTGTCCAGTGATGAGCCGAGATTCGCAATTGGACGAAAAGTTGGTGTATATTGCTGTCATGTAAATAAATgcagattaagcattcttgtttcaTAGTGACTGATCCTTCTTCGGAaaagaattttctctattttccAGAGTATATTCCTCCCGAAGTACTTGCCCAGAAGGTTCTGCCTTGTGCAAACCGAGGGGTGAATGAGAACTGCTGGCCTGCCTAGCATTGTCAAGTTACAGTCTGATCACAAGGTATTGTATCTCTAGAATAGAGCTCCTGAATGCTTGAACTTTCCTGGGGCACCTGTGCTCGAGTAGATTATggtatgtttatttatttctgtttgcaTGTTAAATTGTGTTGTTACCACTAGAAATCAACAGCAAacttttttttttcatatttttacGTTTTCTTTCACGGTAGTGCCCTAACCTTTGAAAGTCCCATTGCCATTagacacataaagtgctggattAAATAGCTGAAAGCTGGAGAAGCCAAACTAGCAGACTGATTCATTCTGTAAGGTTTGACTGCTGGAGGCAGTTACTGTGATGATCTTGTACCTCAGTAGCCAGTACAGTAATTGGAAGCTCACTATTTGGGAAAGCAACTGCTGCTGTTACATTTGACActtctagaacatagaatagcataGCCACGATGTTGTACtacctttttaacctactccaagatcagtgtaagccttccctcctccataaccctccatttttctatcatccatgtgcctatttaacagtcttttaaatgtcagtaacgtgtctgcctctaccacctcccctggcagctAGTGGGGAATTCTTTCATTCCAGCAAAGGGATAAGACCACAATTAGCTGATTCCTCACTCCTCTTCCGGGATGAGAGCTGAGACTGTGCTGCTGCTCTCTCGAGGTGGGCATGGGGGCCACTGTAGGAAAACACTACTGCTTTATTTCCTGTGATTGCCATCCTCAGAACAGATCAGCTCGGCAAGCCATCCTGAAGCCGATAGATGCTGCAGTCTGGAGTAATATCAACATTCCCCTCTCTCAACACCCCATTCTGGACAATTAATGCAGGTTATCTACAATCTGGAGAGAGCACAAAGTACTGTACGATGCAGCAAGTCAGTCAGTATCTACTGAGAGAAATGGACAACTCACTTTTCAGGTTGAGATGTCTTAGCTGGACTGAAAGAGAGaagagatagccagtataaaaaggtggagggaagggatggAACAAGAGCAGGAAGGTGGGGAGGGCAATGGAGAGTGGAAAAGCAGTAGCTGTGTCAGGATAACTCacaacaaagactaacaaacatcAGTGTGTCATAAAAAGAacagattgtgcaaataataaaagaaGTAATTAAATAATAGATGAAACATGAAGCGCGGAGACCCTGAAAGTGAGGCATCGTCACaaagccagttcagtgctgagacgaGTGAAGCTGGTCCCAGAACCCGTTGCATCATCTGCAGCCCCTTGTTGCCTCCACTAGCTCATCACTTTGCCTACCCCACCTAACTCAATGTGGCAAATAATCCATCAGCAAGCTAGATGTACCCattttcccctcacctggccGACTTGCCTTTCAGTCCAGTGctctatagaaccatagaaactacagcacagaaataggccctttggcccttcttggctgtgccgaaccattttctgcctagtcccactgacctgcacacggaccatatccctccatacacctcccatccatgtatctgtccaa
This window encodes:
- the larp6a gene encoding la-related protein 6a — translated: MLNLQIALLRWAAFLAPPAVREALVPAPGYWLFTPTHRPYPRGRPHDAAPPCAPPPADARPPAEACGPSSALKRAGGQLMDGTLCTNTLSSSGETVPPSPLVLIQVAAAEEEPAAQPSAGSGSDQEASPGPKNSGADDDVGAEWRPPDPELVQKLVAQIEYYLSDDYLKNDAFLLKHVRRNKMGYVSVKLLTSFKKVKHLTRDWQTTAFALRNSELLELNEEGKKVRRKSAVPVFPSEHLPSRMLLVYDMHLCPEFQVLNPNSECETAGLQERIMEHVLKAFGVFGPVVSVRVLKSGKELPADVKRLSNRYSQLGTKDCVIVEFEDVESAIKAHESLGKMEETGMKVVLIGMKPPKKKVVREKNREAEDVSKNEAKSGSANKRVEELQFMCEDCSACSSSEPESNPASPMLGRKSHLNNQLIPGTYKNNHLSPNASPRVSPWSSPRSSPSLQRKDPALHKSPLVANAKLGGAVNTEAVSKWTDYSSDSSTTPSGSPWVQRRKQAQGISHENTPVGSPMLSRKMHNLAGLPAGVIRMPRGPDGTKGFQPLAERSKPLVI